Genomic DNA from Setaria italica strain Yugu1 chromosome V, Setaria_italica_v2.0, whole genome shotgun sequence:
GAAGCACTTCCAGCCAAGAAACGGTGGGGCCATATGTGGTTGGTCTTTCAGTTGTCAAAACATATATGGTTCCATTCGGATACATAAAGGACACGTTGAGGCTTCACTCACTCAATTGATGGCTTCGCATTTCCTTTTAGTACTGTACTGGTATTTAATTTCTTTAAGACCGGTCATTGTTCGTTACTGATGTTACTAGAAATATAGGCGCGGTTTTACCGCGCATCTTTTGACTTTTTGAGGCCACCAGCTTATATTCGGTTAGCTTGTTGCTTAGACGGGGCAGAAGAATATTCTCTAGCTCGGTAattactcattttattccaaattgtaggtcgttttggcttttctaagtgCATAGTTTTTCTAAGTGTATAGTTTTTCTAGATATTGTGTACTATAAACttagaaatgtcaaaacgacctacaatttagaacggagagaGAGTAATATCTTTTTTCGTGATTTGTGCTCACCTGGTGGGTTTGTATGACAAGCCAAGCCGAGTAATATACATTTCTTAAATGGGAAACTGAAATTTGTGGGGCACGTTGATTGCATATAAGAGTAAAGTGTAAGTGCTTAAGTTAAGACAGAGCACAAAACGTTGGAAAATATGCAAATTTATTATACATTTgagaataaaaataataaacacATTCAGTTAGCGATGAGTTGTAGGATATCATTTCGTTCGTAACTATGTAAAAGTTTATATACTTCGTTTGACTTGTACGTAATTAAATTCTATAGTCAGGATCTTTGCATAGTCACTACTACACAACATGTAAAATCAAATCCGCATCCCTCCTTTTGTCATGTATCTAAAATTGGTAGCAGATTGAGCTTTGAGATTTCCATATTCAGACTCATATTGAAATTCTAGTGTGCTAGTCTATCAACCCGTGCGGGCTAATAATTTTAAGAGtcattatattatttttttataatggcataagcgagtaatttagatgaaggttaggggttactttaatttatttttttataatggtagaggtgagTAATTTAGAAATAGATTTAGGGAGTTATTTTAGacttattttcataatggcaaaAGTGGGTACTTTTTTAGAAATTATACATCCCTATGATGATTTGTGTCTACGAagtgatggctagatgttttgcttttttgagagattttttaggatttctctctttttttagagTGTCAACCTAAAATCCTGGTAGCTTCGTGTGGAGATTTAAAAGACCTCTAAGATTATATATGGACCTTTTTCTTCAGTTCAATATTGCATTTTCGCTAATGCGATGATTCTCACTCAAAAGGTGACTTACTGTTGAGAAGACATCTATGCCTAATATGGGTCATACCTTGAAATTTTTAAATTTCAGGATATGattaaaagaaataattaaacaataattttttatattacaaaaATTTTCCTAACATTTACTTTTCTTtccaggaaatttagtataggaaaaataattgtttatttttcaaaattaaataatGTGGTTttgtgtctgtgcattcataccgatgcatcttggtgttttaTGAgtgaaaaagtttcaaaaatgcgtttagacgttgTCAAGATCCTTTTGAGAATTTTTCagctttttctgaaatttattcttcttttcctagagctaaatccaatttttggatggttctagaatccttttcacgagtaccaaatattttatttggattcctcgtGTCTCAAACTATCTAaattttcagagtatttttcgtgaCTTAAATAAATTATCTAGATTATCTGGATTTTTATTTAAATGAGAAATTAAttctgaaaataaaaagagaaaaaaaccaCTCCCTCAGTCTATCTCTTTAGCCCGgccctttctcctcctccttcactTTGGTCCGAAACAAATCTCCAGCATCGGCCCAatctccccttccttctcttttttttgccAGCCCATCTTCTCTCCTTTGCATCGGCCCAACTTCCGAAGCCCacctctccttccccttccttttcttttcagcaAGCCACCAGCCTACTCGGCCTCTTTTCCCACCAGCCCAAGTTTCTCTGCCAGCCTAAGTCTCCTCATCGGCCCAGCTTGGCCCATCTGCatctccctctcttcctttcaCCGACCGGCAGACCCCACCTGCAGGTCGTCTCCTACCTCCAGACTCCCCCACGGACGCCGCTTCACCTGCGCCGCTCGAGCTTCCCTAACGTCCCTCCACCTTCCGATGCCCCTCAGCTGCTTGCGCCGCTCCGACTCCCCAGCGCCCCTTCAGCTCCTCGCGCACGAGAGCCGCCGGCCCCTCATTTCCTCTCCCCACCAGAAACGGCCGCTCCACCATCATTGTCATTAATGgcgccgccgcttcctttccCTCCCACCAACACCGCCTcagctccctccctccgcctaTAAATCGAGCGCCCAAGCCCCGGATGTCGCTGTTGCTCGCCTTGCCCGACCGTGCCGTTTGCCTCCCTGTTGCGCCGCCGCGTGCCAAGTTGCTCCGCCTTGCTCCAGTCGCCGCACGCAGCTTCCCTAGCACCGCCTCCACCCCCCAACGCCGCCTGCTGCGTCggcacgccgccaccgccgcagcagCGCGAGCCCCGCCCATTggcccggccgccaccgccggccagaGCCCCCAGGCGCCGGCGGAATGAATCGGGTGAAGTCAGGAAGAAGGaagctggaagaagaagataaggtggctGTTTTGCAGTTTAACCCCTGAAGATCTTAGTAATCTTTGCCTTGTTCTTTGTGTCTTGCAATATTCACATAAAAACCCTCAAACTCTTCAGTTTCTCTCAATCTAATCCAAGCCTTGActttttgcagatctaaccctgagTTTTCAGATTTTCACGGGTTCCGTTCTCTGAGTCTTGGTAATTTTCTCCGCTAATCCCTGAGATCTATGATTAATCTTGTTTAGGTcattagaaccttgtttagtctGTAGATTccacgttttagctccgttttaatCTTTAAGTTGCGTTAGATTTTTCACAACAAGTACATGTTAGTAGTGATGTTGAACATAATTTCCTatctttgaaaaaaatttactgttaatttgattaatgcctatttGAATGCCTTTTATTGTAAGAATTTAAGTAGGATTTACACCGGTCTTCATAATCAATTAAATTTGAGTAATTAttattcaattagttttgtaaataaaagTGAATAGGTTCTATCCCGATTTTCATAAACTAAGATTTAATTGGTTAATTCCTAATTAtaactagcttttctaaataaaagatatctaggTTATACATTGATTTTCCTAAATAAAGTTAAGATGCTTAATGATAttataaatgcattttcagtATTAACATGTTTAGTTGAACCCAAAatacaaagttcgattacatgtTTTATACATACTCTGAGTTTCTaaagttaattgttaaattggCATAACTCGTActttaatatttacaaataaaatatgattaagttTACCGCGTTTTCAATGATTAAATATAACTTGCTTAATTCCAAAtagggtatttctctgaaataacctatgtccatattttatttaattaaaatggatcaagcatatagtctttttatttctttgataCATCAAACTTCTCGATAGTTCTGATCTCAGCATTTCCTGCATTTGTGTGACCATAGATCAAGCTTTGTCCTCCTTTAGTACACTTTTTTAAAGCCTTTCTCttattttggtgtattgttcttagttgtacttgtttgtttgtttgttgctgATGTTTATTTCGATTAGAAGGATTGCTGCTCGAAAGCTTTGAaggttaagagtttcaagaaaaTAAGatctgaagagcagtaagagtaactttatATTAGAGAAAGgtaagtgtccctaaccatccttctacctatgctttattcacaatatcatgataatgttaattggaatatggagaaccacctaggaaaatagtacaaccacaagaactatcatggctctggtcttggctaattaattagagactctagcctggggtaatcttaccgaaagggcaaaaGGGGTGGCAgttgatggggtataactccatcctCTTGGGGAGTgtgctttgctaagacactacaCCCATTAGGGTGGCTTATGCTCTACTACTGCTCCgaaaaccttagcgggttaccacttactagggaatctttgtaaaggtctcgtagcgtccctatacaatcacacctcggaagtgtggtatggtgcctagctagcaccgcatggttgggtccaaagttctttgaacttttacgcgacttgtgggtagagatgtacaacctctgcaaagtgtaaactgatatatcagccgtgctcacggttaataGTGGCGTGGACCCTTACATGATTAATTAAatttgaagatggacttaaatcattattGTGGTTAGTTCTTGtggtcttgctgagtaccaaccataagtgtactcacgcTTGCTTACTGTTGCTCAGAAGAAGCTGCTATAAAGTTGctatgaagatgatgctgagttttAGGCGTACGCAACCTCCAGTcgtttgcctgtgaagtttggagcctccgtttccaagGTTTAAGCTGTGTGTCTCTGATAGTCTTGTAAGTCTTTTTTATCTTcttacgtgatactgttactgttattcactaatgatatcACTATACGTTTAAAACTAGATCCTGACATACATATAAGTAGCACTGGTTTTGTtataaaatcgggtgtgacagaagtggtatTAGAGTTGTATCGACTGTAGGACGTAAGCCTAGATAGCACTGGTCTCTTTCTAAAGTCTGTTTTactatataaaaataatttctTCCTTATCCTTAACCTCTTTGATGACTATTCTCACTCCTTGTACATTTTATCTATCTTGATTGTTTATTTCCGATCAACCTTGACTCTTAATCCTTTACCCCACCTTATTTTGCTATTGTTAAACCCTCAATCCTTATCTATTGACTTACTCTCCCCTGTCATGTACAAGCTTTAGTCGCGATTTGCTCTTTTAGAATCATCGCCGCTCTAGACCCGAGGGACTGGGAACTCTGAGGAAGGCTCTGGACAATGCTATTGCTAAGGGCCTGTTCCGGCGACGCGGTTCAGTAGTCGACGTGGCACGATGAGCGTTCGAGAAAGGCTCGATGGCTTGACCAAAATTCGTCTATTAGAGATGGACCTTTCAAAAGTACGACACTACGACCACTTGGGAGTACTGGGTCGTCCATCGAATCCCCCGCGTGTGCAAACTGCGCAGTGCTTCATGCCGAGCTCCCAAAGATGCCAACTACTGCAATGAACTAATCACACCAGATCGAGCTTTCTCGTCCAGAATGGAACAGGCAACCAACAGCGGAGCCGGAGCTGGTCTAGACAACTGTGGTGGCTAGGGGCCTAGGAACGAACTGCCAAGCAACCACATCCCATCCCAGGACGAGAAAGGGGTTTTGGCTGTTCTTGATGTCTTCACCTCGACGTCACTGTGTAACTGTGTCCCGGCCGTTTCTTTGTTAATTTGAAAAGAATTGGAAAGGGGCCGGGGTTGGTATGAGGTTATGGACTTATGGTTAAAAAATAAAGGTGCCGAACAGATTAGTTTATTTTCTTCCATACACAACTCCTGAAAAGAGTTACTTAGACAGCAGAGTTTACTACTGCATACATGAAATGCAGAGTTCCATGTGCAAAATGTTTTAAGGGTACACTTCGTAGGTCTTCAGGTTACCTAAGAGTATATCCAATGATTTTCTAATAAATCTTTTTCAACAACTAGCTCACAGTAATACCCTAATATCTCTTTAAAAGTTATTAGGGGAGTTGTTTTTCCAGTTCCCTTGGTAGAGTCACAACTCCCCCTTTGCATACATGAAATGCAGAGTTCCATGTGCAAAATGTTTTAAGGGTACACTTCGTAGGTCTTCAGGTTACCTAAGAGTATATCCAACGATTTTctaataaatatttttcaacaACTAGCTCACAGTAATACCCTAATATCTCTTTAAAGGTTATTAGGGGAGTTGTTTTTCCAGTTCTCTTGGTAGAGTCACAACTCCCCCTCTATTTAGGGTGAGTTGGGTAGATCATTAGTTACAAAccagtaagggggtgtttggcagggaggggctaaattttagcccctgtcacatcggatgtttggacactaattaggagtattaaacatagtctaattacaaaactaattgcacaacccctaggctaaatcgcgagacgaatctattaagcctaattagtccatgatttgacaatgtggtgctacagtaaccattcgctaatgatggattaattaggcttaatagattcgtctcgcgatttagcctatgggttctgctattagttttttaattagctcatatttagtcctcctaattagcatctgaacgtgtgatgtgacagggctaaagtttagcccctgacatccaaacgccccctaattattgggaaaagagAAATATAAAGGGATCGACTCTTCTAATATAATATTTGGATTGGGAAATAGGGATTGCTGCAGATGCTTTAACGAGGAATTATTCGGTTTTCTTAATGATACGGGAAACGAAACGACGGTCCTGTGAAAACCTTTCAAAGTTCTCGTGGAATTCCTGCACTAAGGATGCATTAGGCACGGTCTTTTATAGAGAATAATTAAGTGCATGCGTACATATCTAAAACTACAACATTTTTCATGGTTAATTTTCGACTTCCATCTTTTCAAGTCCCTGGCTAGTTGTTAACTAACACATGATGCTTGCATAATTTTCACAATTGCACCACGAGGCACTTATTTTGGGACCGTCTAAGTGAAAGATAAGAGCCATGGCCCATGTAGCTTGGTTTGCTGGATGCTATTTACTTGCTACACTCTCTTGCAGCTAGTAGTGCTGAGAACTTGTATTCTCTTGTTTTACCACATGATGACAAGAGTACACGAGGACATAGAAAATAACTTTTCTTGCCAATAACTTGTTTATCATAATTGTTCAAAATCATAGATCACGCAGGAAGGAAATCCAACGTGGTACATCAGCAAGTCAATATCCCACATGATCATACAGATATAAAGATATATTTCATCTAAAAAAGCCTTTTCCATATAATTATTGACTTGACTCCGCCCTCATCATATCAATCCACTTTCACTATTTTCTACTTCCTCCGTTCATTTTGGTTTTTTAAatgcatactccctccatactaAAGAAAATCGTTTAGGACAGCATTAAGTATACCAAGGAGTGATTAATTGGGGTAGAGTTTTTCCTGTCTACCCCTATTAAATACGGTTGTAGATCCTTCATAGATAACAACCTCACGCAGCTTGATTGGTTAGTGCAGCAACTCCTGAGACTTGAGGTTCTAGGTTCGATTCTTCATCTTCCTATGCTCCTCCAACTTCTTCAAAATGTTCTCAGGCACAAGTATGGTGTAGCCATCCATTTGAAGTTTCTTGATATTAGGAATATAGATCTCTTAATCAAATTTTTCCATGTCATCCATTATCCTTGCTGTGAGATCGTAGTCGCGGTGAACAAGACTGCAACGGGCACACCTGCTAGCGAGGGCGGCGAGCTAGGCGGCAGCCTTCATCGTCATTGTCATCGTGGATCGTGCCGCAGTGAACATAGAGAGAAGGCTTGGACTCCGGCAGCAAGGAGTATGGCACGAAGGACTCCGAAGTCATCTCCATGGCGCCAACAACGATCGTGGGTTCCTGCTCGAGGTCATCCTCCGTCATTATCTCCATGGAGTCCGCCGGCGCTAACTCCTCCGACGTCACAGAATCCGCCGCTGCATCCATGGAGTGACGAAGCGGTGAgcacggcgtcggcgaggaagcAACGAGCGCAGCGTCTGCAAGGAAGCGTTGGCGAGGAAGCGACTAGGCCAGGATAGACGAGCGGTTGAGGACGAAGGGAGGCGAGCCGGCGACGCGGCATGAAGCGAGGCTGCACTATTATTAGTAGCGGTGATTAAATGAGCGATAAACGGATGACGCGGTGTGCGAAGCGGTAGGGGCAAAGCCATCCCAAATCACGCATGCAAGTGCTTGGCGACATCCTTTACAAACGAGCAGAACGCCTTCCTTTTTCTATGCGGAGGAGTACATCTCAATTAAGCGATAGAAAGATTCGCTGCCATTGTTAATAGGCTCCGTTTGTTGGTGGGTGTGGACGACAAATCTAGGCATAAAAGTATATTACTAGTAGCTCCGTTGGAGGCTCCACTCCCACTGAATGCCACTCACTTCAGTTCTTGCGCTGCTGAAGAGGTTTCTGCTTCTCCTCCGCTCCACCCACCACCATGCTCAAGTTCCAACCCaggtactctctctctctctctctctctctctctctctctctctctctctctctctctctctctctcaagctGTTAGTTCAGCAGGGTCTCCGTGTCCTCCAGCTGGGCTGTGGATCAAAACAGTCCTTACACACTCCAGGTTTTGTTGGAAATTTCTGTAGATTTGAATACTCAATTGCAAAGGGAATGAAACCATTGCATCATTCAAAATAAAAGGAACCTTTGCATATACTGGGGAGAGCTCTTACCCGACAGCTAGAATAATTTGCGCATCAATCTCATGTGGTGGGATTGTGTGAATGCCGGCCTTACCTACCAGACAATTAAAGCAGGAATAATTAAAGTCGGCCTTTTCTCGCTATATTTCTGTtttgggacttgggaggaaTCATCGCTCCATTGCTCAGCCGACCAGATGGCGTTGCTtgcaagaaaaatattttatgtTCGCAAAAGTGTCATTTGATCAATTCTTATTATATCTACAAGGCGACGATAGCATTCTGGTGTCTTGacgaaatgaaaaaaaaagagcataTGCTGCAAGAATCATGAAGTAAAAAAGAGAGCGAATTACAATGTAAACATTATTTTGAATAGAGTGTTTACTCATCTTCTTGTCCTGTTCTCATGTCACTGTTAGGCCGGCAGCAGAGTAACCAACTGACCATATTATATATGTGTAGATTCTTTTGTTGCAAGTTTAAACGTCCTCTGGATTCCTTCATCGACATTGCCCATAGGCTATAGCCTTCTGAGTACTGACCTACCATGGAAGCAGCTGATGAGGAGACGCCATTGATTCACTACCTGCCTCCACAGGTAATTCTCTTGCCTTGTTAATTACCGTGCTTCCATATGGTAATCATGTTAAGTAGTCGCCTAAATGTTGCTACTTTATGGTTCTGAACAAAAGTATAGTTGAACTATGGTCTATTAGAAAAAAACACCTTTCTATTGGAAACACACAGAATTGATTCTTTTAGCAACTATAGGCAAGAATAATGTATACACTTGAATTAGCGTAATCAGCTTTACTCTTTGTATTATCATCCAGGATGAGGGTTCACAATATACTAGCGACGGAACAGTTGATGTTAACAAAAAGCCGGCTCTGAAACGGAGTACAGGGAATTGGAGAGCATGCTATTTGATTTTAGGTACTACTGAAAAGTTTGCATATTCTACTCTTTCAACATACAAATTTATAATCTAGCTAGCTATTGAATCCTGATCGAGCATCAGGTTCTGAAATCAACGAAAGCCTGGCCTTCTCTGGGATACAGAAGAACTTGGTGACCTATCTCACGAGCGTGCTCCACGAAAGCAATGTCGACGCTGCCAAGAATGTGTCCACCTGGATCGGCAGCTGCTTCTTCACGCCGCTTATCGGAGCTTTCCTGGCCGACACATACTGGGGAAGATACTGGACAGTGGTGATTTTCATCTCGATCCAGGCCGTTGTAAGTTGCAACAAGCTAAGTCGTAGTAACTTGCCAATTTTTATTGTGATGCTCCATCTGCAACTCTGAATAAATTCGTTCTGTCAGGGGATGATCGCCCTCACCGTTTCAGCATGGCTTCCACTGCTCCTGGATTCATCCTTCAACAGCACCAGCATTCATCGTGCTGCGGTGTACGTTGGGCTCTATCTCATCGCTGTCGGGTCCGGTGGCATCAAGCCCTGCACCTCGGCCCTTGGCGCCGACCAGTTCGACGGCGCCGACCCGGCGGAGCGGGTGAACAAGGGCTCGTTCTTCAACTGGTTCTTCTTCTCCATCAACCTGGGCTCCCTGCTGTCGTCGACCGTGCTTGTCTGGGTGCAGGACAACGTTGGGTGGGGGGTCGGGTTCGCGATCCCGATGGCGCTCACCGTGCTCGGACTCGCTGTGTTTGTTGCCGGCAGGAAGGTGTACAGGTACAAGAAGCTGGAAGGGAGTCCTCTCACGAGAGTCTTGCAGGTGGTTGTTGCAGCGGTGAGGAATTACAGTTTGACGCTGCCTGAGGACAGCTCAGCTCTGCATGAGATGTCTTCGCCAAATGAGACGAATCGCAAGACTGCCCATACCTGCCAGTTCAGGTACTGGAGTGCGTCCAAATTACCGTAAAAATTTTGCAAGTTGAACTTGTTTTAACTTTTGAAAAATTGAATGATGTCTTGTCCAGATTCTTCGACAAGGCTGCCATTGTagcgccgtcgtcgtccggcGAGAAAGGCGCGGCGTCGACGGTCAGCCCCTGGAGGCTCTGCACTGTGCCCCAGGTGGAGGAGTTGAAGTTGCTGCTCCGGATGTTCCCCGTGTGGGCATCGATGGTGCCCTTCTTCGCGGTGACCTCGCAGGCGTCGTCGACGTTCATCGAGCAGGGCATGGCCATGGACAACCGCGTCGGCCCGTTCACCGTGCCGGCGGCCTCCCTCGCCACCTTCCACACCATCAGCATCATCGTCGGCATCCCCATCTACGACGCCGCGCTGGTGCCGCTGGCCCGGCGCGTCACCGGCAACGACCGTGGCCTGTCGCAGCTGCGGCGCCTCGGCGTCGGCCTCGCGCTATCCGTGGCCGCCATGGCGTACGCGGCGCTGGTCGAGGCGAGGCGGCTGGCGGCCGCGAGCGAGGGGGCCATGAGCATCGTGTGGCAGGCGCCGTCCTTCGCGGTGCTCGGCGCCGCGGAGGTGTTCACCACCTCCGGCGTGCTCGAGTTCTTCTATGA
This window encodes:
- the LOC101779752 gene encoding protein NRT1/ PTR FAMILY 8.3, which gives rise to MEAADEETPLIHYLPPQDEGSQYTSDGTVDVNKKPALKRSTGNWRACYLILGSEINESLAFSGIQKNLVTYLTSVLHESNVDAAKNVSTWIGSCFFTPLIGAFLADTYWGRYWTVVIFISIQAVGMIALTVSAWLPLLLDSSFNSTSIHRAAVYVGLYLIAVGSGGIKPCTSALGADQFDGADPAERVNKGSFFNWFFFSINLGSLLSSTVLVWVQDNVGWGVGFAIPMALTVLGLAVFVAGRKVYRYKKLEGSPLTRVLQVVVAAVRNYSLTLPEDSSALHEMSSPNETNRKTAHTCQFRFFDKAAIVAPSSSGEKGAASTVSPWRLCTVPQVEELKLLLRMFPVWASMVPFFAVTSQASSTFIEQGMAMDNRVGPFTVPAASLATFHTISIIVGIPIYDAALVPLARRVTGNDRGLSQLRRLGVGLALSVAAMAYAALVEARRLAAASEGAMSIVWQAPSFAVLGAAEVFTTSGVLEFFYDQSPGGMKSLGTSLAHIAIAAGSYLNSAVLGAVAWATARGGAAGWIPDDLNEGHLDYFFWLMAALSVVNLLHFVHCSRRYRGNKTAY